In one Lolium rigidum isolate FL_2022 chromosome 3, APGP_CSIRO_Lrig_0.1, whole genome shotgun sequence genomic region, the following are encoded:
- the LOC124700401 gene encoding hydroquinone glucosyltransferase-like, producing MESLTSAGSAPAQSMVRPHVVLLASPDAGHLIPLCELARRLVEHHGFAATIVTFHSLSERQTLPNSLPASVTIAALPAVKIDDLPADALRPVVLVEIIHRSLPSLRTLLRSISSGSTTSRLAALVPDFLCFPALPLAAELGVPAYIFFASNVTLLYLMHGLVELHDGALPGEYRDLPEPFEIPGGLSLPRADLPDGYRSSKDPVYAGVVEACRQYLLADGFLANTFDEMEPATVEAFKQVADRGAFPPVFPVGPLVRSNSDEEAAGGASPLLEWLDRQPARSVVYVSFGSGGALSVEQTTELAAGLEASGHRFLWVVRMPSLDGRAQAFGAGGDDDDPLAWLPEGFQQRVEGRGLAVAGWAPQVRVLSHPATAAFVTHCGWNSTLEDAVAGVPMVAWPLHTEQRMNALLLEESLGVALRPRAREDGGVVAREEVAAAVKELMEGEKGRAVRRRAEELQQAAARAVSPEGSSRRALEDVAAKWKAALRGYM from the coding sequence ATGGAGTCGTTGACCAGTGCCGGCTCCGCGCCAGCGCAGTCCATGGTGCGGCCGCACGTCGTGCTGCTGGCgagccccgacgccggccacCTCATACCGCTGTGCGAGCTTGCTCGGCGGCTCGTCGAGCACCACGGCTTCGCGGCCACGATCGTCACCTTCCACAGCCTCTCCGAACGGCAAACCCTCCCCAACAGCCTCCCCGCCTCCGTCACCATCGCCGCGCTCCCCGCCGTCAAGATCGACGACCTCCCCGCTGATGCTCTCCGACCCGTCGTCCTCGTGGAGATCATCCACCGCTCCCTACCGAGCCTCCGCACCCTGCTCCGCTCCATCAGCTCCGGATCGACGACCTCCCGGCTCGCCGCACTGGTGCCGGACTTCCTCTGCTTCCCGGCGCTGCCCCTCGCCGCCGAGCTAGGCGTTCCGGCCTATATCTTCTTCGCCAGCAACGTGACGCTTCTTTACCTGATGCACGGCCTGGTGGAGCTCCACGACGGCGCTCTCCCTGGCGAATACCGCGACCTCCCGGAGCCTTTCGAGATCCCCGGGGGATTGTCGCTGCCCCGCGCCGACCTTCCGGACGGCTATCGTTCTAGTAAGGATCCGGTTTACGCGGGAGTGGTAGAGGCATGCCGGCAATACCTCCTCGCCGACGGCTTCTTGGCGAACACCTTTGACGAGATGGAACCTGCCACCGTGGAAGCGTTCAAACAGGTGGCGGACCGAGGCGCGTTCCCGCCGGTGTTCCCTGTGGGGCCGCTGGTCCGGTCAAACTCCGATGAGGAAGCTGCTGGAGGCGCGTCGCCTTTGCTAGAGTGGCTGGACCGCCAGCCGGCGAGGTCCGTGGTGTACGTCTCGTTCGGAAGCGGCGGGGCGCTTTCCGTGGAGCAGACGACCGAGCTCGCCGCGGGGCTAGAGGCGAGCGGGCACAGGTTCCTGTGGGTGGTGCGAATGCCGAGCCTGGATGGCCGCGCTCAGGCCTTCGgggccggcggcgacgacgacgacccactgGCGTGGCTTCCCGAGGGCTTCCAGCAAAGGGTCGAGGGCAGGGGCCTCGCGGTCGCGGGCTGGGCGCCTCAGGTGCGCGTGCTGTCCCACCCGGCGACGGCGGCCTTCGTGacgcactgcgggtggaactccaCGCTGGAGGACGCGGTGGCCGGCGTGCCGATGGTCGCGTGGCCGCTGCACACGGAACAGAGGATGAACGCGCTCCTGCTGGAAGAGAGCCTCGGGGTGGCGCTGCGACCACGCGCGCGGGAGGACGGCGGCGTCGTGGCGCGCGAGGAGGTTGCGGCCGCCGTGAAGGAGCTCATGGAGGGGGAGAAAGGACGCGCCGTGCGGCGCCGCGCTGAGGAACTGCAGCAAGCGGCGGCGCGCGCTGTGTCGCCGGAAGGGTCGTCGCGCCGGGCGCTAGAGGATGTCGCCGCCAAGTGGAAAGCGGCGCTTAGAGGGTATATGTGA
- the LOC124700403 gene encoding hydroquinone glucosyltransferase-like, with the protein MESLISAGSALALSTVRPHVVLLASPDAGHLIPLCELARRLVEHHAFAATIVTFHSLSDPQTLPNSLPASVTIAALPAVKIDDLPADALRPVVLVEIIHRSLPSLRTLLRSISSGSTTSRLAALVPDFLCFPALPLAAELGVPAYIFFASNVTLLYLMHGLVELHDGALPGEYRDLPEPFEIPGGLSLPRADLPDGYRSSKDPVYAGVVEACRQYLLADGFLANTFDEMEPATVEAFKQVADRGAFPPVFPVGPLVRSNSDEEAAGGASPLLEWLDRQPARSVVYVSFGSGGALSVEQTTELAAGLEASGHRFLWVVRMPSLDGRAQAFGAGGDDDDPLAWLPEGFQQRVEGRGLAVAGWAPQVRVLSHPATAAFVTHCGWNSTLEDAVAGVPMVAWPLHTEQRMNALLLEESLGVALRPRAREDGGVVAREEVAAAVKELMEGEKGRAVRRRAEELQQAAARAVSPEGSSRRALEDVAAKWKAALRGYM; encoded by the coding sequence ATGGAGTCATTGATCAGTGCCGGCTCCGCCCTAGCGCTGTCGACGGTGCGGCCACACGTCGTACTGCTGGCCAGCCCCGACGCCGGCCACCTCATACCGCTGTGCGAGCTTGCTCGGCGGCTCGTCGAACACCATGCCTTCGCGGCCACGATCGTCACCTTCCACAGCCTTTCCGACCCACAAACCCTCCCCAACAGCCTCCCCGCCTCCGTCACCATCGCCGCGCTCCCCGCCGTCAAGATCGACGACCTCCCCGCTGATGCTCTCCGACCCGTCGTCCTCGTGGAGATCATCCACCGCTCCCTACCGAGCCTCCGCACCCTGCTCCGCTCCATCAGCTCCGGATCGACGACCTCCCGGCTCGCCGCACTGGTGCCGGACTTCCTCTGCTTCCCGGCGCTGCCCCTCGCCGCCGAGCTAGGCGTTCCGGCCTATATCTTCTTCGCCAGCAACGTGACGCTTCTTTACCTGATGCACGGCCTGGTGGAGCTCCACGACGGCGCTCTCCCTGGCGAATACCGCGACCTCCCGGAGCCTTTCGAGATCCCCGGGGGATTGTCGCTGCCCCGCGCCGACCTTCCGGACGGCTATCGTTCTAGTAAGGATCCGGTTTACGCGGGAGTGGTAGAGGCATGCCGGCAATACCTCCTCGCCGACGGCTTCTTGGCGAACACCTTTGACGAGATGGAACCTGCCACCGTGGAAGCGTTCAAACAGGTGGCGGACCGAGGCGCGTTCCCGCCGGTGTTCCCTGTGGGGCCGCTAGTCCGGTCAAACTCCGATGAGGAAGCTGCTGGAGGCGCGTCGCCTTTGCTAGAGTGGCTGGACCGCCAGCCGGCGAGGTCCGTGGTGTACGTCTCGTTCGGAAGCGGCGGGGCGCTTTCCGTGGAGCAGACGACCGAGCTCGCCGCGGGGCTAGAGGCGAGCGGGCACAGGTTCCTGTGGGTGGTGCGAATGCCGAGCCTGGATGGCCGCGCTCAGGCCTTCGgggccggcggcgacgacgacgacccactgGCGTGGCTTCCCGAGGGCTTCCAGCAAAGGGTCGAGGGCAGGGGCCTCGCGGTCGCGGGCTGGGCGCCTCAGGTGCGCGTGCTGTCCCACCCGGCGACGGCGGCCTTCGTGacgcactgcgggtggaactccaCGCTGGAGGACGCGGTGGCCGGCGTGCCGATGGTCGCGTGGCCGCTGCACACGGAACAGAGGATGAACGCGCTCCTGCTGGAAGAGAGCCTCGGGGTGGCGCTGCGACCACGCGCGCGGGAGGACGGCGGCGTCGTGGCGCGCGAGGAGGTTGCGGCCGCCGTGAAGGAGCTCATGGAGGGGGAGAAAGGACGCGCCGTGCGGCGCCGCGCTGAGGAACTGCAGCAAGCGGCGGCGCGCGCTGTGTCGCCGGAAGGGTCGTCGCGCCGGGCGCTAGAGGATGTCGCCGCCAAGTGGAAAGCGGCGCTTAGAGGGTATATGTGA